The bacterium DNA segment GCAGGTCGGTCGGGGTCGGCGGGCAGCCGGGGATGACCACGTCGACGGGGATGACGCTCGCAACGCCGCCCAGCGACGCGTAGCTGCAGCCGAAGACGCCGCCGTCGCGGCCGCAGTCGCCGACCGCGACCACGAGCTTCGGCTCGGGCGTGGCCGCATACGTGCGCCGCAGCGCGATCTCCATGTTGAAGGCGACGGGCCCGGTCACGAGGAGCATGTCCGCGAAGCGCGGCGAGGCGGTGAAGTGGACGCCGAAGCGCTCGCAGTTGTAGATGGGGTTGTTGATCGCGTGGATCTCCAGCTCGCAGGCGTTGCACGAGCCGGCGTCCACCTGCCGGATCGTCAGGCTGCCGCGGAACCGCCGCCGGATCGCCTCCTCGAGCTGCCGGCCGACGACGCGGATCTCCGCCTCCGCCTCGGGCAGCGGCTCGGTGACGATCCCCGTCCGGAAGATCTGGTGGAGAATCCGCAGCACGTCAGTGAGCCCTCATCACCGTGGGCAGCGCCGCCATCACAGGTCGTGCCCGGAGTAGGACTGATTGAAACTCTTGTTGCAGAGCGGGAAGTCCGGGACGATGTTGCCCGGCAGCGCCTGCTCCAGGCCGATCCAGTTCACCGACGAGGGGTCGCGGACCATCACGCGGTTGACCTCGCCGCCCGGCCCGGCCTGCAGCCAATAGACGATCTCTCCGCGCCACCCCTCGACGGCCGCGAACCCCGCGCCGCCCGGGGGCGGGGCCGCGACGGGCGCCCGCACGGGCCCCTCCGGCAGGTGCTCGAGGATGTAGCGCAGCAGCCGCACCGACTCGCGCACCTCGACCACCCGGACCCAGGCGCGGGCGTGCACATCCCCGCTGACGAGCACCGGGACCTCCAGCTCGATCTCGTCGAGCCGGTCGTACGGCGGGAACGGGTGGAAGATGCGCGCGTCATGGTTGATGCCGCTGGCGCGCGCGACGATGCCGACCGCGCACAGCTCCAGCGCCTTCTGCGGCGCGAGCACGCCGGTGGAGCGCACCCGGTCCTCCAGCGAGGCATTGTCGTCGTAGATCCGGACCAGCCGCTCGTACTCGGGGAGGAAGGCGTCCAGCTCGGCCGCCATCGCGCGCTTCCCCTCCGCGGTCAGGTCCGCCGCGACCCCCCCGGGCACGACGCAATCCATCGTCATGCGGTGGCCAAACAGCGCGCTGTTGGTCCGCAGAAGCCCCTCTTTGAGGCGCATCATCTGGTACCAGAGGAACGCGAACGCCGCGTCGTTGGCGATCGCGCCGAGGTCTCCGAGGTGGTTGGCGATGCGCTCGCGCTCCAGCAGGAGCGCCCGCAGCCAGTGCGCGCGCTCGGGCACCTCGCAGCCGGCGAGCGCCTCGAGCGCGATGCAGTAGCCCAGCGCGTGCGCCACCGTCGTGTCGCCCGAGACGCGGCCGGCCAGCCGGTGCCCCTCGCCCCACGGCAGCGACTCGAAGCGCTTCTCGATGCCCTTGTGGACATAGCCGAGGCGTTCCTCGAGGTTGACCACGTCCTCGCCCACCGCGAGGAACCGGAAGTGCCCCGGCTCGATGATCCCGGCGTGCACGGGGCCGACCGGGATCTCGTAGACGCCCTCGCCCGCCGCGCGGATCCAGGCGTAGTCCCCGGCGCCGCGCGCCAGCGGCCGCGTCCCGTCGAAGCCCTTGCGCAGCGGGTGCGCGCCGGCGGGCCAGTCCTCGAAGGCGATCCACGGGCGCAGGTCCGGGTGGCCCGACGGCACGACGCCCATCAGGCTGTGCATCTGCCGCTCGAAGCGGAAGGCGGGGGCCCAGCTGCCGGTGAGCGTCGGGAAGGTCGGGTCGCCCGCCGGCAGCTCCGCCTTCACGACGACGCAGTCCTTCGCCCAGCGGTAGCACGCGTAGACGCCGAAGCCGCGGC contains these protein-coding regions:
- a CDS encoding NADH-quinone oxidoreductase subunit C, whose translation is MSRLLHSLAEALGADVAADASLRPASVAGCAVPRARFAEAGAVLKDAHAMLVAEWAADESAFGRGFGVYACYRWAKDCVVVKAELPAGDPTFPTLTGSWAPAFRFERQMHSLMGVVPSGHPDLRPWIAFEDWPAGAHPLRKGFDGTRPLARGAGDYAWIRAAGEGVYEIPVGPVHAGIIEPGHFRFLAVGEDVVNLEERLGYVHKGIEKRFESLPWGEGHRLAGRVSGDTTVAHALGYCIALEALAGCEVPERAHWLRALLLERERIANHLGDLGAIANDAAFAFLWYQMMRLKEGLLRTNSALFGHRMTMDCVVPGGVAADLTAEGKRAMAAELDAFLPEYERLVRIYDDNASLEDRVRSTGVLAPQKALELCAVGIVARASGINHDARIFHPFPPYDRLDEIELEVPVLVSGDVHARAWVRVVEVRESVRLLRYILEHLPEGPVRAPVAAPPPGGAGFAAVEGWRGEIVYWLQAGPGGEVNRVMVRDPSSVNWIGLEQALPGNIVPDFPLCNKSFNQSYSGHDL
- the nuoB gene encoding NADH-quinone oxidoreductase subunit NuoB encodes the protein MLRILHQIFRTGIVTEPLPEAEAEIRVVGRQLEEAIRRRFRGSLTIRQVDAGSCNACELEIHAINNPIYNCERFGVHFTASPRFADMLLVTGPVAFNMEIALRRTYAATPEPKLVVAVGDCGRDGGVFGCSYASLGGVASVIPVDVVIPGCPPTPTDLLRGILAAVELDKKKRG